The Dioscorea cayenensis subsp. rotundata cultivar TDr96_F1 chromosome 7, TDr96_F1_v2_PseudoChromosome.rev07_lg8_w22 25.fasta, whole genome shotgun sequence genome includes a region encoding these proteins:
- the LOC120265089 gene encoding uncharacterized protein LOC120265089 → MGDQQQQHQRIPVAHHVVNVKIHIPFNLTLSPPNYTAWRELFLVLVSYFSLKTHLDGPKPPGASCNWDLDDFTVVSWLYSMISEEILGIVLSPGATAHMIWTSIDDLFCNNKKMFSGTAQGDLPVL, encoded by the coding sequence ATGGGCGACCAGCAGCAACAGCACCAGCGGATTCCGGTGGCGCACCACGTCGTCAATGTCAAAATTCACATCCCCTTCAACCTCACCCTCTCTCCCCCCAACTATACCGCATGGCGTGAGCTCTTCCTCGTTCTTGTCAGCTACTTCTCCCTCAAAACCCATCTAGATGGCCCTAAGCCGCCCGGCGCCTCCTGTAATTGGGACCTCGATGACTTCACTGTTGTCTCCTGGTTGTACAGCATGATCTCTGAAGAAATCTTGGGCATTGTCCTCAGCCCCGGCGCGACTGCGCATATGATTTGGACAAGCATCGATGACCTCTTCTGCAACAACAAGAAAATGTTCAGCGGCACCGCACAAGGGGATTTACCTGTTCTATAG
- the LOC120264410 gene encoding uncharacterized protein LOC120264410, producing the protein MTSVSKRHFVELLIDKKRNRVVFAESDKDFVDVLFSFLTLPLGTVVHLLGNRSLLGAIDELYSSAESLDPIYLNSIPCKSMILRPRSAAWVHCKRLGINLDDSDPEVFYRCRTWSEFSARTCCISSYPNCLCSCGQVMDTIITTVLPVVGEEGGDGVFVKGVTRFMIGDDLGLQPVSMAESLVLFKNLGIRDGNDLEKTTVLVGIDEILKLLERSLVSKTPLTDVFLHNADNLESQHCMIQAREKHQMTSTESKRINLKLFLSNESSKVVYAEAKEDFVNLLFSFLTFPLGLIVKLLNKRSCMGSIDNLYDSVEALCSVSSDYMKSEECMNMLLSPKLPPYFGCSSQLLKIDEMLPQKHMIRFNGVKLDKVEMNPRCQNSGSENGGFVKSLVTFMVTDEMLITPFSPIAGVHMINKMIIPINCLEEVAVSIGEVEALNLLKACLNSRKVLSDFISPNLLALLEEKWSGQLPSHSIVS; encoded by the exons ATGACCTCTGTTTCTAAGCGGCATTTCGTCGAGCTACTCATCGACAAGAAGCGCAACCGCGTCGTCTTCGCCGAGTCCGATAAGGACTTCGTCGACGTGCTCTTCAGCTTCCTCACTCTCCCTCTTGGTACCGTCGTCCACCTCCTCGGCAACCGCTCCTTGCTTGGTGCCATCGATGAGCTCTACTCCAGCGCTGAGAGCCTTGATCCGATCTACCTCAACTCCATCCCCTGTAAATCCATGATCCTCCGTCCACGATCCGCTGCTTGGGTTCATTGCAAGAGGCTAGGGATTAATCTCGATGATTCCGATCCCGAAGTCTTCTATCGGTGCCGGACTTGGAGCGAGTTCTCTGCGAGGACCTGCTGCATTAGTTCGTACCCTAATTGCTTGTGTTCTTGTGGGCAGGTGATGGACACCATCATCACTACTGTCCTCCCGGTGGTTGGAGAAGAAGGGGGCGACGGAGTTTTTGTGAAGGGAGTGACGAGGTTTATGATTGGGGATGATTTGGGGCTGCAGCCGGTGTCCATGGCGGAAAGCTTGGTGCTTTTTAAGAATTTGGGTATCAGAGATGGGAATGATCTTGAAAAGACGACTGTTCTTGTGGGCATTGATGAG ATTTTGAAGTTGCTAGAGAGATCATTGGTCTCCAAGACGCCTTTGACTGATGTTTTCCTGCACAATGCTGACAATTTAGAGTCACAACACTGCATGATTCAAGCCAGAGAGAAACATCAAATGACGAGCACTGAATCCAAAAGGATCAATCTAAAGCTTTTTCTGAGCAATGAGAGCAGTAAGGTGGTGTACGCCGAGGCAAAGGAGGACTTTGTGAACCTCCTGTTCAGCTTCCTCACATTTCCTCTGGGATTAATAGTTAAGCTTTTGAACAAAAGATCATGCATGGGTTCCATCGATAACTTGTATGACAGTGTAGAAGCTCTTTGCAGTGTTAGCAGTGATTACATGAAGTCGGAAGAGTGCATGAACATGTTGCTGTCTCCAAAGCTGCCGCCTTATTTCGGCTGCAGTAGCCAATTATTGAAGATTGATGAAATGCTGCCACAAAAGCACATGATACGCTTCAATGGTGTAAAATTAGATAAGGTTGAGATGAATCCAAGGTGTCAAAATTCAGGGTCGGAGAATGGAGGTTTTGTTAAGAGTCTAGTTACATTCATGGTGACAGATGAAATGTTGATAACACCGTTTTCGCCTATTGCTGGTGTCCATATGATCAACAAGATGATAATTCCTATTAACTGTTTGGAAGAGGTTGCTGTCAGTATTGGAGAAGTTGAG GCTTTGAATCTCTTGAAGGCTTGTTTGAACTCTAGGAAGGTTCTGAGTGATTTTATCTCCCCTAATCTGTTGGCATTGCTTGAAGAGAAATGGTCTGGTCAGCTTCCTAGTCATTCTATTGTTTCATGA